The proteins below are encoded in one region of Candidatus Eisenbacteria bacterium:
- a CDS encoding RNA polymerase sigma factor, producing MNEESPWGPGVTAPTTLENAVPPASERADVSRAQNGDTRAFERLYRTHAARIFSLARRMIGVDLAGELTQDVFVRAWEKLRTFRGESAFGTWLHRVAINVILHRRGVLRVERGRLEDDEDALDQVVARRGSSELGMDLEGAIGKLPSGARVVFVLHDVEGFKHEEIADLLGVTAGTTKAQLHRARMILRQHLCR from the coding sequence ATGAACGAAGAAAGCCCGTGGGGACCAGGGGTGACAGCGCCGACCACTCTCGAGAATGCCGTGCCGCCGGCGTCTGAACGGGCCGATGTTTCGCGCGCCCAAAATGGCGACACTCGGGCGTTCGAGCGCCTGTACCGCACGCACGCGGCGCGCATATTCAGCCTGGCGCGGCGCATGATCGGAGTCGACTTAGCCGGCGAGCTCACACAAGACGTCTTCGTACGGGCCTGGGAGAAGCTCCGAACGTTTCGGGGCGAATCGGCCTTCGGTACCTGGCTTCATCGGGTCGCGATCAACGTGATCCTTCACCGGCGGGGCGTCCTCCGGGTGGAGCGGGGACGGTTGGAGGACGACGAGGACGCGCTGGATCAGGTCGTGGCCCGGCGGGGGTCATCCGAGCTCGGGATGGATCTCGAGGGGGCGATCGGGAAGCTGCCGAGCGGCGCGCGGGTCGTGTTCGTGCTCCACGACGTCGAGGGCTTCAAGCACGAGGAGATCGCGGACCTGCTCGGCGTGACGGCGGGTACGACGAAAGCGCAATTGCACCGCGCCCGAATGATCTTGCGCCAGCATCTTTGCCGATGA
- a CDS encoding DUF4097 domain-containing protein — translation MSLALAVAAATVFSLGSSADTTVSVRRGTELQVANFAGEVTVRTWEKNAVRIRTEADGNDKIIVKESDPVLLVKAYSKRSVQHSVDLEITAPSWMNLVVSGVNTDVSIEGTKGRVRVDTVHGEIAVVGGRGQIELTAINQDIRLSDASGTIVSETVNGDLTLQRIESDSVVVSTVNGQIFYDGAIRSHGVYEFTSHNGDVAIALPASASATVSVSTFSGEFASDFPVMLSETRPGRRFCFTLGKGGARVQLESFQGTIHIFRPGTRGPGDDEHHGGDSDSDSNSNSNDDSDEGGE, via the coding sequence ATGTCCCTGGCACTCGCCGTCGCCGCCGCCACCGTCTTCTCGCTGGGATCGAGCGCCGATACGACCGTCTCGGTCCGGCGGGGGACGGAGCTTCAGGTGGCCAACTTCGCCGGGGAGGTGACCGTGCGAACATGGGAGAAAAACGCAGTTCGGATCCGGACCGAGGCGGACGGCAACGACAAGATCATCGTGAAGGAATCCGATCCGGTGCTTTTGGTCAAAGCCTATTCGAAGCGCTCCGTCCAGCATTCGGTGGACCTGGAGATCACCGCGCCTTCATGGATGAATCTGGTCGTATCGGGGGTGAATACGGACGTCAGCATCGAGGGCACGAAGGGCCGCGTCCGGGTCGACACCGTGCATGGCGAGATCGCGGTCGTTGGCGGCAGGGGGCAGATCGAGCTCACCGCGATCAATCAGGACATCCGCCTCTCGGACGCTTCGGGGACCATCGTCTCCGAGACGGTGAACGGCGATCTCACGCTCCAGCGGATCGAGTCGGACAGCGTTGTGGTCTCGACGGTGAACGGGCAGATCTTCTACGACGGCGCGATCCGAAGCCACGGCGTCTACGAGTTCACGAGCCACAACGGCGACGTCGCGATCGCACTTCCCGCGTCCGCCAGCGCCACGGTCAGCGTCTCGACCTTCTCGGGCGAGTTCGCCTCCGACTTCCCCGTGATGTTGAGCGAGACGAGGCCCGGCCGGCGGTTCTGCTTCACGCTCGGCAAAGGAGGCGCCCGGGTCCAGCTCGAGTCGTTCCAGGGGACGATCCACATCTTCCGCCCCGGAACGCGGGGTCCGGGGGATGACGAGCATCACGGCGGCGACTCGGATTCCGACTCGAACTCTAACTCGAACGACGACTCCGACGAAGGCGGCGAGTAG